A genomic region of Psychrobacter sp. M13 contains the following coding sequences:
- a CDS encoding lysophospholipid acyltransferase family protein, with protein MFSKPTARSQATRSKILPKLRRKDLGNLVPKRNGTIVPPISSWLMKVAGWRTVGEIPNISQAVVLALPHTSNVDGVYALPSLFALDIKISIMGKHTLFKVPVLKQLLTWTGIIPINRSVKGSVLQASIDKFKSGEPLFLGLSPEGTRDYTQSWKTGFYYLAVGANVPILPVALDYNTKEVRFLALVYPTGDIDIDLPKIYEQYRGVIPRHPERLSKPLQDINNSTD; from the coding sequence ATGTTCTCTAAACCTACCGCCCGTTCTCAAGCGACTCGCTCCAAAATATTACCTAAGTTACGTAGAAAGGACTTAGGTAACCTTGTGCCTAAGCGTAATGGCACTATTGTACCGCCAATATCATCATGGCTAATGAAGGTAGCAGGGTGGCGTACGGTTGGTGAGATACCTAATATCTCGCAAGCCGTTGTCTTAGCCCTGCCGCATACTTCTAATGTTGACGGTGTTTATGCGTTGCCTAGCCTATTTGCGCTGGATATAAAGATCAGTATTATGGGTAAGCATACGCTATTCAAAGTACCTGTACTTAAGCAACTATTGACTTGGACAGGGATTATTCCTATTAACCGCAGTGTCAAAGGTTCAGTATTGCAAGCCAGTATTGATAAATTCAAAAGCGGCGAGCCGCTATTTTTAGGTTTGTCGCCTGAAGGCACGCGTGACTACACCCAAAGCTGGAAAACGGGCTTTTATTACTTAGCCGTAGGGGCTAATGTACCTATCTTGCCAGTAGCGCTTGATTATAATACTAAAGAGGTGCGTTTTTTGGCGTTGGTATATCCTACAGGTGATATCGATATCGACTTGCCAAAGATATATGAACAGTATCGTGGTGTGATACCTCGTCATCCTGAGCGTCTGTCAAAGCCGCTACAGGATATCAACAATAGTACCGATTAG